From the genome of Limnohabitans sp.:
GCACCAGACGCATGATGAGCGTGAGCTGAAAAATCGCCAGCGTCACGGCAGGCAACACGATGTGGTGCCAACCCTTGGCCGTCATCAGCCCGCTTGACCACCAGCCCATCTGCACCACCTCACCCCGGCCAAAGCTGGGGAACCAGCCCAAGATCACGGCGAACACCAGAATCAACAAAATGCCGATCAGGAAAGTGGGCAGGGACACGCCCAGCAACGACACCGTCATGATGAACTGGCTGGCCCAGGTGCCCCGGCGCAGCGCCGCATACACCCCCATGGGGATGCCGATCACCAGCGCCATGGTGGCGGCCACCAAAGCCAGCTCCAGCGTAGCGGGCAAGCGCTCGGCGATCAGGCGCGAGACCTTGGCGCCTTGCCGCAGGCTGAGACCAAACTCGCCTTGCACCGCGTTGACCAAAAAGTGGCCAAACTGCACAAAGAAAGGCTGGTCCAGGCCCAGGTCAGCCCGCAGCAGGTCGATCTGCTCTTTGGTGGCGTCTTGCCCCAGCAAGAACACCACCGGGTCCCCCACATACTGAAACAACAAGAAGGCGATGAACGCGACCGTGACCATGACGATCATGGCCTGGATCAGCCGCTGCAAGATGAAAGCGAGCATCAGTTGACTTTGATCAGAGTCCAGTCGAGGCGGTTGTCAGGACGGTGCACCACGTCAATGTTTTTCTTCATGCCC
Proteins encoded in this window:
- a CDS encoding ABC transporter permease, which translates into the protein MLAFILQRLIQAMIVMVTVAFIAFLLFQYVGDPVVFLLGQDATKEQIDLLRADLGLDQPFFVQFGHFLVNAVQGEFGLSLRQGAKVSRLIAERLPATLELALVAATMALVIGIPMGVYAALRRGTWASQFIMTVSLLGVSLPTFLIGILLILVFAVILGWFPSFGRGEVVQMGWWSSGLMTAKGWHHIVLPAVTLAIFQLTLIMRLVRAEMLEVLRTDYIKFARARGLSNRAIHFGHALKNTLVPVMTITGLQLGGLIAFAIITETVFQWPGMGLLFIQAVTFADIPVMAAYLCLIALIFVVINLIVDLLYFVVDPRLRVGKPGGH